The following are from one region of the Mixophyes fleayi isolate aMixFle1 chromosome 7, aMixFle1.hap1, whole genome shotgun sequence genome:
- the HSPE1 gene encoding 10 kDa heat shock protein, mitochondrial, with protein MAAKAFKNFLPLFDRVLVERLAQEMVTKGGIMLPDKSQGKVLQATVVAVGEGSKGKSGEIQPVSVNIGEKVLLPEYGGTKVILDEKEYYLFRDGDILGKYLQ; from the exons ATG GCAGCAAAAGCTTTCAAAAACTTTCTCCCATTATTTGATCGTGTTCTTGTTGAGCGGCTTGCTCAAGAAATGGTCACTAAAGGAGGAATTATGCTTCCTGATAAATCTCAAGGCAAAGTGCTGCAAGCAACAGTGGTAGCAGTTGGAGAGGGATCTAAAGGAAAG agtgGAGAGATTCAGCCAGTTAGTGTAAATATCGGTGAAAAAGTGTTACTTCCTGAATATGGAGGCACCAAAGTGATATTAGATGAGAAG gagTACTACTTATTCAGAGACGGTGACATTTTAGGAAAATACTTGCAATAA